In Crinalium epipsammum PCC 9333, the genomic window AGTTAAAGCAGCCGTAGTCTGCGGGTGATAATTAGTTCGTAAAGCACGCAGTAGCGATAGGCGAAAATCTTGAGGAGTACTTAAAAAGCAGTAAAAGGCTAGTGCAATTGGAGTAGTACTATGGTTACTATTTCGACATAGTTGATTAACAACTTTTTCTAACCCAGCGCCGTGTGTAAGTTCGGTTTGAACTATTGATAACTGCTGTGTAAAAGGTGTTTGAACATCATCTAAGTATGTCAAAATCTGGGGAATTAAGCTCAGGGGGTGAAGTTTTTCGGTTAAAGCTTGTGCGATCGCATAACCCACAGCTAACACACCTAATGAATTACCACAATCTGGCATCAAAGTTGATGCCGCAATTGTTAATTTTTGTTGCAACGTTACTTCATGTTCGTGAAAAAATAATCCTACTGGCAGTGTAGCAATAGCAGCCTCACTACAGCTAACAGACATATTTTCAGGCAGCAGATAATAATTATGTCTAACTAAATCTTTTAAATCCAGTCTGCCACAGCGAATCAAACTTTGGGCGCAACTAACAGCAATATCATTCCAAGGTAACTGGAGATTTATTTCTATATTAGTGGCAATTTCTTCACTTAGTCTAACAGGTGACAATTCTAAGCGATTTTGATCTTGACCTTGGGAACCTTTCATTTCTCCCAGTACAGATCCTAATAATGCACCTCGAAACCGATTTAATAATGAATATTGCACAATAATCAATTAACACTTAACAATGACCGATAACCAATCAAACTTCACTTCTACAATCATTAAGCCGATAGCTCAACCATTCATTATCTAAGTTCTCACCAATGAGTATAAGTCGATTTTCCGGCTGCTGCTTCCACCTTTCGTGATAAAGCGAAAAACGCTTACCACTAAGTAAAAAGCCATGACATTTTGGGCTTTGCTCAAACAACAGAATACCTTTACCCCAAAATACATTTGTAGGTAATTGTTTATCTAAAAACACTTC contains:
- a CDS encoding ADP-ribosylglycohydrolase family protein; this encodes MQYSLLNRFRGALLGSVLGEMKGSQGQDQNRLELSPVRLSEEIATNIEINLQLPWNDIAVSCAQSLIRCGRLDLKDLVRHNYYLLPENMSVSCSEAAIATLPVGLFFHEHEVTLQQKLTIAASTLMPDCGNSLGVLAVGYAIAQALTEKLHPLSLIPQILTYLDDVQTPFTQQLSIVQTELTHGAGLEKVVNQLCRNSNHSTTPIALAFYCFLSTPQDFRLSLLRALRTNYHPQTTAALTGALSGAYNSLLGIPLGWRIACDRNNKLEVIQLAERLLAVWSGVYDTSTTYDSDQVAIAAPRVIQPRLGGY